One segment of Streptomyces sp. TG1A-8 DNA contains the following:
- a CDS encoding MBL fold metallo-hydrolase: protein MTDAAALPGRPRDGALRGPATERAVNVLAPNASAMTLDGTNTWILAEPGSDLAVVVDPGPLDDTHLRAVVDTAERAGRRIALTLLTHGHPDHAGGAARFAELTRTRVRALDPALRLGDEGLAAGDVITVGGLELRAVPTPGHTGDSLSFHLPADRAVLTGDTVLGRGTTVVAHPDGRLGDYLDSLRRLRSLTVDDGVHTVLPGHGPVLEDAQGAVEFYLAHRAHRLAQVETAVENGHRTPAQVVAHVYADVDRSLWPAAELSVRAQLEYLSEHGLI from the coding sequence ATGACCGATGCGGCAGCCCTGCCGGGCCGGCCCCGGGACGGAGCGCTCCGCGGCCCCGCCACCGAGCGCGCCGTCAACGTCCTGGCGCCCAACGCCTCCGCGATGACCCTGGACGGCACCAACACCTGGATCCTCGCCGAACCCGGCTCCGACCTGGCCGTCGTGGTCGACCCCGGTCCGCTGGACGACACCCACCTGCGCGCGGTCGTCGACACCGCCGAGCGGGCCGGCAGGAGGATCGCGCTCACCCTGCTCACCCACGGCCACCCCGACCACGCCGGGGGCGCCGCCCGCTTCGCCGAGCTGACCCGCACGCGCGTGCGCGCCCTCGACCCGGCGCTGCGGCTGGGCGACGAGGGGCTGGCCGCCGGGGACGTGATCACGGTCGGTGGCCTGGAACTGAGGGCCGTGCCGACCCCCGGGCACACCGGGGACTCGCTGAGCTTCCACCTCCCGGCGGACCGGGCCGTACTGACCGGCGACACTGTCCTCGGGCGCGGTACGACGGTCGTGGCGCACCCCGACGGCCGCCTGGGCGACTACCTGGACTCCCTGCGCCGCCTGCGGTCCCTGACCGTGGACGACGGCGTGCACACCGTCCTGCCCGGCCACGGCCCGGTCCTGGAGGACGCCCAGGGCGCGGTGGAGTTCTACCTCGCCCACCGCGCCCACCGCCTCGCCCAGGTCGAGACGGCCGTCGAGAACGGCCACCGCACCCCGGCCCAGGTCGTCGCCCACGTCTACGCGGACGTGGACCGCTCCCTGTGGCCGGCGGCCGAGCTGTCCGTACGCGCCCAGCTGGAGTACCTGAGCGAGCACGGACTGATCTAG
- a CDS encoding ArsA-related P-loop ATPase: protein MSRLQVVSGKGGTGKTTVAAALALALATEGKRTLLVEVEGRQGIAQLFETEALPYEERKIAVAPGGGEVHALAMDPELALLDYLQMFYKLGGAGRALRKLGAIDFATTVAPGLRDVLLTGKACEAVRRKDRAGRFVYDHVVMDAPPTGRITRFLNVNDEVAGLARIGPVHNQAQAVMRVLKSPQTAVHLVTLLEEMPVQETADGIAELRAVRLPVGRIIVNMVRPAVLDETDLELVRAVERSSLARSLGAAGLGGARRGGDAERLVDPLLEQAEEYAERHALEQDQRAALGELGLPLHELPLLAEGMDLAGLYELATELRKQGLS, encoded by the coding sequence GTGAGCAGGCTCCAGGTCGTCAGCGGCAAGGGCGGGACCGGAAAGACGACGGTCGCCGCCGCACTCGCGCTGGCCCTCGCGACCGAGGGGAAGCGGACGCTTCTCGTGGAGGTCGAGGGTCGCCAGGGCATCGCACAACTCTTCGAAACGGAGGCGCTGCCCTACGAGGAACGGAAGATCGCGGTGGCTCCCGGGGGCGGGGAGGTGCACGCCCTCGCCATGGATCCGGAGCTGGCCCTGCTGGACTACCTCCAGATGTTCTACAAGCTCGGCGGGGCGGGCCGGGCCCTGAGGAAGCTCGGCGCCATAGACTTCGCCACCACCGTCGCGCCGGGGCTCAGGGACGTCCTGCTGACCGGCAAGGCGTGCGAGGCGGTGCGCCGCAAGGACCGGGCCGGGCGCTTCGTCTACGACCACGTCGTCATGGACGCCCCGCCCACCGGCCGCATCACCCGCTTCCTGAACGTCAACGACGAGGTGGCGGGCCTGGCGCGGATAGGGCCCGTCCACAACCAGGCGCAGGCCGTGATGCGGGTGCTGAAGTCGCCGCAGACGGCGGTGCACCTGGTGACGCTGCTGGAGGAGATGCCCGTCCAGGAGACCGCCGACGGCATCGCCGAACTGCGGGCCGTCCGGCTGCCGGTGGGCCGGATCATCGTGAACATGGTCCGCCCGGCGGTGCTGGACGAGACCGACCTGGAACTCGTGCGGGCCGTGGAGCGTTCCTCCCTCGCCCGGTCGCTCGGCGCCGCCGGTCTGGGCGGGGCACGGCGCGGCGGCGACGCGGAGCGGCTGGTGGACCCGCTGCTGGAGCAGGCCGAGGAGTACGCCGAGCGGCACGCGCTGGAGCAGGACCAGCGCGCGGCCCTCGGTGAGCTGGGCCTGCCGCTGCACGAGCTGCCGCTGCTCGCCGAGGGCATGGACCTGGCGGGCCTGTACGAACTCGCCACCGAGCTGCGGAAGCAGGGGTTGTCATGA
- a CDS encoding NUDIX hydrolase: MANGQWYPPEWPDRIRALADGTLTPVTPRRAATVLLLKDTPDGPVVHMLRRRASMAFAGGAYAYPGGGVDPRDDDLPVRWAGPSRAWWAQRLGTDESGAQAIVCAAVRETYEEAGVLLAGPGTDAVAGDTTGADWEADRAALVARELSLAEFLDRRGLVLRSDLLGAWTRWITPEFESRRYDTWFFVAALPAGQRTRNASTEADRTVWIRPQDAAAGYDRGDLLMMPPTIATLRQLLPYATAAEALAAAPARDMTPVLASARLRDGGIELSWPGHEEFTQHVPTAPTSAGGGPA, translated from the coding sequence ATGGCGAATGGGCAGTGGTACCCCCCGGAGTGGCCGGACCGCATCCGCGCGCTCGCGGACGGCACCCTCACCCCCGTGACCCCCAGGCGCGCGGCCACGGTGCTGCTCCTGAAGGACACCCCGGACGGCCCGGTCGTCCACATGCTGCGCAGACGCGCCTCCATGGCCTTCGCCGGAGGCGCGTACGCGTATCCCGGCGGCGGGGTCGACCCGCGCGACGACGACCTCCCGGTGCGCTGGGCGGGTCCCTCGCGCGCGTGGTGGGCGCAGCGGCTCGGCACCGACGAGAGCGGCGCCCAGGCGATCGTCTGCGCGGCCGTGCGGGAGACGTACGAGGAGGCGGGCGTCCTGCTCGCCGGGCCCGGCACCGACGCGGTGGCCGGCGACACCACCGGTGCGGACTGGGAGGCCGACCGCGCCGCGCTGGTCGCGCGCGAGCTGTCCCTCGCCGAGTTCCTGGACCGCCGCGGCCTGGTGCTGCGCTCCGACCTGCTGGGCGCCTGGACCCGCTGGATCACCCCCGAGTTCGAGTCCCGCCGCTACGACACCTGGTTCTTCGTGGCCGCCCTGCCCGCGGGCCAGCGCACCCGCAACGCCTCCACGGAGGCCGACCGCACGGTGTGGATCCGCCCGCAGGACGCCGCCGCCGGCTACGACCGCGGCGACCTGCTGATGATGCCGCCCACCATCGCCACCCTGCGCCAGCTGCTGCCCTACGCCACCGCCGCCGAGGCGCTGGCCGCGGCGCCCGCGCGCGACATGACCCCGGTGCTCGCGAGCGCCCGCCTGCGGGACGGCGGGATCGAGCTGTCCTGGCCGGGGCACGAGGAGTTCACCCAGCACGTCCCGACCGCCCCGACGAGCGCCGGGGGAGGCCCCGCATGA
- a CDS encoding DUF4177 domain-containing protein, with translation MTKWEYATVPLLVHATKQILDTWGEDGWELVQVVPGPNNPEQLVAYLKREKQA, from the coding sequence ATGACCAAGTGGGAATACGCAACCGTGCCGCTGCTCGTCCATGCCACGAAGCAGATCCTGGACACCTGGGGCGAGGACGGCTGGGAGCTCGTCCAGGTCGTGCCCGGGCCCAACAACCCCGAACAGCTCGTGGCCTACCTGAAGCGGGAGAAGCAGGCGTGA
- a CDS encoding RidA family protein, whose amino-acid sequence MSAVEARLAELGLTLPQVVPPLAAYQPAVRSGGYVYTSGQLPMVDGRLPVTGKVGAEVTAEEAKDLARTCALNALAAVKSVTGDLDRIARVVKVVGFVASAADFTGQPGVVNGASELLGEVLGDKGVHARSAVGVAVLPLDAPVEVEIQVELAP is encoded by the coding sequence GTGAGCGCGGTCGAGGCCAGGCTGGCCGAACTGGGCCTGACCCTGCCGCAGGTCGTGCCGCCGCTGGCCGCGTACCAGCCGGCGGTGCGCTCCGGCGGGTACGTGTACACCTCCGGCCAGCTGCCGATGGTGGACGGCAGGCTGCCGGTCACCGGCAAGGTCGGCGCCGAGGTCACCGCGGAGGAGGCCAAGGACCTGGCCCGCACCTGCGCCCTGAACGCCCTGGCCGCCGTGAAGTCCGTCACCGGCGACCTGGACCGCATCGCGCGCGTGGTGAAGGTCGTCGGGTTCGTCGCCTCGGCCGCCGACTTCACCGGGCAGCCCGGCGTCGTCAACGGCGCCAGTGAACTGCTCGGCGAGGTGCTCGGCGACAAGGGCGTGCACGCCCGCAGCGCGGTGGGCGTCGCGGTGCTGCCGCTGGACGCGCCGGTGGAGGTCGAGATCCAGGTCGAGCTGGCCCCGTGA